The DNA sequence AGATCAGGTGATGGAAAGCAACGTTGATGTGGATCTGGGACTTGATCTGCGATTTGGAAAGTGCAAGTTGCAAATCCAGGTTCCAAGAAACGGCCCATACAAAAAGCCAGAGGAGCTTATTGGAAAGACGATTGTGTCGACTTTTGTCAACCTTACAAAGCAATATTTCGAGAAACTCGAAGGTGTGAAGCCTGGTGAGCCTTTGAAGACCAAGATCAAATATGTTGGAGGCTCTGTGGAAGCTTCGTGTGCTTTGGGAGTTGGAGATGCCATTGTTGATCTTGTGGAAAGTGGCGAGACCATGAAGGCTGCTGGATTGCACCCAATCGAGACAGTTTTGAGCACATCGGCCCACCTTATTGTCTCAAAGCATCCATCACACCCAGAATTGGTGGAAGTTATAAAATCGAGAATGGAAGGTCTCTTGGCAGCACAGAAGTATGTTCTCTGTAACTACAATGCTCCTAGAAACAAGCTTCCAGAGTTGCTTAAGGTGACACCAGGAAGAAGGGCAGCTACCGTTTCCCCATTAGAGGACGATGACTGGGTTGCAGTTTCCAGTATGATCCAGAGAAGTGACATGGCCAACATTTTGGATCAGTTGAAATCTTTAGATGCCAGTGACATTCTTGTGTTTGAGATTTCGAACTGCAGAGTTTGAAGTGTGTCGATCGGTAATAGATTATATTATTTGGCAGGAGGTGTAGTTGTATCGTTGTACTTGTGGAATTGATGTAGTTTGGATTTGGATTCTGTAATGTTTGCGTAGCGATCTTTGTATGGTCATTTGTGTATGTTGATTTTTACCCTTGCACTCACAGCCACCTTCAGTTCAACCTCTTCTAATGGTCTTGATATTTATCTACCCTAACATGCACAGTTGTGAGTTATTTCGAATCCCGTTTGTGCAACTCTGCTTGCCGTTTTTAGACATTCCGCGGACTCgagaggaaagaaaagaggcTTATCCTGGCAAGTTCTTGGCGGGGCACATTTCGGCAaggtaatttttttggatcatgtatttatttttatttttatttttttttaaacatTCATCGCCTGTCTTTTCCCCGTGTCTTGTCTTTTTTCGTTTAATATGTTGTATTGGTTTACATTGCAACCATCCAAGCTTTGCATTTAAACACTCAACAGCACATATCAGTTTGCAGAGTGCCTACAGCATAAATTTGAGGAAAGCAATCGACATTTGTCAATCGCCTCGTATAGTAAGGCAAAAGCATTGGATAGTGCATTCAGTTTGATGAGTAGCATCGATCATACAGCAGGTACACACAACCAGAGAAGCATTGCAAGGAATAGCAGCAAGAGTTTTCAACAGGACAGTGCACATTACACGGACGACCCGGCAGCCGATTATTGGAAAAGTGAATTAGAGGAGTCGAAGAAGGGTGAAGGGGAGGAAGTGAGGGAGgataaagaagatagagGAAGGAGTAACAGGCAAGAGAGTGAAAGTACAGAAGGCCACAAAAGCAAGAGTCAAGAAAGGCCAGGAAATCGAGAAAGTCAAGAGGGAGTTTGGTCAGGCAATATAACCAGCAACAGTCAAAGTAATAGCAACAACAACCTGGCAGGATTTAATTTGGACAGAGACTTCGAATCGACGCTCAACGCGGCTTTGCAGAGCATAGACGCGAACCCGGTGGTTCAGCAGGCGGGCCAGCAGCATTCGGGCCGCCAGACAGAGTCCGTGTCGCTGCATTCGTGGGGGATGAGCGAGGGGCAGTCGGCGTACCAGTCGACGAACGAGGTGGCGCGCGGGGAGGGCCCACCGTCAGGGTTCAGGGACGAGGGGGCTGACCGAGAGGGGTTGGTTGGAGTTTGGCCGGGCGCAGGGAGTACCGGGCACGGAGGGCGCATGAGCGCAGGTGCAGCAGGCTCAGCAGGCTCAGCAGGCGCAATTGGCGCAATTGGCGCAGGGGGTGAAGTTAGCACGAGAGGCGCGCGCCCCACGTCCGGGTGGAAGGGGTACGTCGCCCGGGTTTTCCCGAACATCTTCGAGGCCCTGGAGGAGGCCCGGCGATCGCCCCGGCAGAGCACCGGACAGCCCCGGGACAGAGTGGTGTATCCCGGGATGCCCAGCGGGCAGTTCGCGAGCAACGCGATTTCAAACGCAAAGTACAACGCGTTGACATTCCTTCCGATGACGTTGTACGAGCAGttcaagttcttcttcaacctGTACTTTCTCTTGGTGGCGTTGTCGCAGGCGATTCCGGCGCTTCGCATAGGCTATCTCTCGTCTTACGTTGTGCCGCTAGCATTTGTGTTGGCGGTGACCCTCTGCAAGGAGGCGGCGGACGATATCGGGCGGCGGCGGCGGGACAGCGAGCAGAATAACGAGCGGTACGAGGTGGTGGGGGAGGAGGCCCCGGTGAAGGCCCGGGACTTGAAGTGTGGGGACGTGGTGAGGCTCCACAAGGGGGTCCGGGTGCCGGCGGACGTGGTGTTGGTGCAGTCGAGCGAGAGCTCCGGGGAGGTTTTCGTGAAGACGGACCAGTTGGACGGCGAGACGGACTGGAAGCTCCGGGTGGCGTGCCCGGTGACACAGGGCGTGCCCGTGGAGGAGCTTCGGGGCATCCGTGCCCGGGTGGGCCCGCCGTCGAAAAGCATCCACGGGTTCGTGGGGCAGCTGCACCGGGGCCCGGAGTCCATCGGGCTGACCGTGGACAACACGGCGTGGGCCAACACGGTGGTGGCCAGCGGTACCGCAGTGGGCCTCGTGGTGTACACCGGGCGGGACACCCGGCAGGCGATGAACACGTCGGCACCCCGGGCCAAGACCGGGCTCCTCGAGCTCGAGATCAACGGCATCTCCAAGATTCTCTGTGCGAGTGTCTTCGTGCTCTCCGTCGGGCTCGTTGCCGCCACCGGGTTCCAGTCTCACAGTTGGTACCTGGACGTGATGCGTTTCTTGATCTTGTTTTCGACCATCATCCCGGTGTCTCTCCGGGTCAACCTTGACCTCGGCAAGTCCGTCTACGCGCACCAGATCCAGCACGACCGCCACATCCCGGGCACCGTCGTCCGGACCAGCACCATCCCGGAGGACTTGGGCCGCATCGAGTATCTTCTGAGCGACAAGACCGGCACCTTGACCCGGAACGTCATGGAGCTCAAGAAGTTGCACCTGGGCAGCGTCTCGTACGCCGGGGAGGCTCTGGAGTTCGTGTCGCAGGCCGTGGCCAGGGAGAGTTCCAATGCTGGAAATGCCCCCTCCCGGGGTTTCAGGGCGTCCCGGGCATCCCGGGCTGCAGCCCTCGTGCTCACCTTGGCCGTGTGCCACAACGTCACGCCCACGTACGATTCCGGGGATCTCGAGTACCAGGCATCGTCGCCCGACGAGATCGCAATCGTGCAATTCACGCAGGCGATGGGTCTGGCGTTGGTGAGCCGGGACCGGCACGGGCTGGCCCTCCGGCACGGTGCGACGGGGAAAATCCAGAAATTCGACATCTTGCAGACTTTCCCCTTCAGCTCCGACACCAAGCGGATGGGGATCGTGGTCCGGGACGTGGCGTCGGGCCAGATCTGGTTCATGGAGAAGGGTGCAGACACGGTGATGGCCAAGATCGTGGAGAAAAACGACTGGCTCGAGGAGGAGGCCAGCAATATGGCCCGGGAGGGTCTCCGGACGTTGGTGGTGGGCCGCAAGCGGGTGGCCCCGGAGGTGTACGGGGAGTTCGCCCGGGAGTACCGGGCAGCCTCGCTGTCGATGGCGGGCCGCGACGCCGCAATGGCCGCCGTGGTGTCCCGGTACTTGGAGCACAGCCTGGAGCTCCAGGGCCTCACCGGGGTCGAGGACCGGCTCCAGGAGGGCGTGAAGTCCAGCATCGAGTCGCTGCGTAACGCCGGGATCAAGATCTGGATGCTCACGGGCGACAAGGTGGAGACCGCGCGGTGCGTGGCCGTGAGTGCGAAGCTAATTGCCCGGGGTCAGTACGTGCACACGGTGGAGGGGGTCGGAGAAAGCCGGGATGATGTAGACGGACAAAACCGGAACGCCCACCTCGACTATCTCCTCGCCAACCCGGGCTGCTGCCTCCTCATCGACGGCCAGTCCCTCGCCTACTACATGGCCACCCCGGCCCGCCGTACGCACTTCTGCCGTGCCGTCGTTCCCCTCCCCGCGGTGATTGCCTGCCGGTGCACACCGCAGCAAAAAGCAGACGTGGCATCGCTGATCAAGAATGCAACCGGCAAGCGTGTGTGCTGCATTGGTGACGGTGGAAATGACGTCAGCATGATCCAGTGTGCAGACGTGGGTGTCGGAATTGTGGGCAAGGAGGGTCGGCAGGCGTCGCTCGCCGCCGATTTCTCCATCACGCAGTTCTGCCACCTCACAAAGCTCCTTCTCTGGCACGGCCGGAATTCCTACAAGCGGAGTGCCAAGCTCGCGCAGTTCGTCATCCACAGGGGGCTCCTCATCTCCGTCTGCCAGGCTATGTACTCCATCTGCTCCGCCTTTGCACCGCTTGCCCTCTTCCAGGGCTGGCTCATGGTCGGTTACGCCACGCTCTACACCATGGCCCCTGTCTTTTCGCTCGTGCTCGACTACGACGTCGGCGAGGACTTGGTCACGCTTTACCCGGAGCTCTACCGCGAGCTCACGGGCGGCTCTGCCCTCTCCTACCGCACCTTTTTCGTCTGGACGGCCGTCTCACTCTACCAGGGGGGTGTTATCCAGGGCCTCGCACAGCTTTTCACCGGGCTTGATGAGTCTCTCTTCACCTCCATGGTCGCACTCAGCTACTCCGCATTAATCATCAACGAGCTTGTCATGGTTGCTCTCGAGGTCCACACTTGGTCCCATCTCATGGCCTGGTCTCATCTCGTCACTCTTGCCGCCTACATCGGCTCGTTTCCGTTCCTCTCCGATTACTTCGATCTTCACTACGTTGcctctttctccttctgctGGCAGTTGGCCTTCATCCTTACCCTTTCATTACTTCCCATCTGGGGTGCCAAGGCTCTTACCCGGAGGCTCCATCCTCCTACTTATGCCAAGGTCCAGCAGGCTTAGGGTTGCGATATGGTTGAAGTTTTGGTTGGTATCTAATTCGGCTTGGGCATGATTGAAGTGTTGGTTAGTATCTAATTCAGCTAATTAGGCATGATTGAAGCGTATTTCTTGTGTTACTTGGGCTGATTCTATTTACATCCACCAACCACTAGGTTTCTCCTGGTGTCTTTCAACATTAACATTGCTGTCGATCTCATCGGAGCAATGAACATACTTCAAACTATATGCTTAAGTTGGCAACAGcctgattttcttttatattAATACGTTGGTATGCTCGCTGTCCTTGGATTCTTCTTAATACTTTGTATCTACTCCCTGCTGGCATGTCCAGCTTTTCTTAATATAGCAGCGAATAATAATCATAACTGTGAAGCTCCAAATTGTTAACGAAGCGTTTTAGCATTGTAGGAATGCCATACTTTTCTGCCTAATTCGGATATTATCTAGATGTACAAAATATGCATAATCATTTCGCTGACTCTTTCATAATGTCTGCTCATCTACATATTGCACATAATATCATATCTGTGAACTGCAGTCAAAATTATTTGATTCTTCCTAGACAAAAAGGCACATTAGTAGTTTCCAGTGCGTTTTCACTTACTGTTTATTCCAGCATTTAGTACACATTTTACCTTAAATTTCTTATAGAATACATTAATACAGAGTACGAacaaatatgaaaaaataaacatcgaaatttcaaatttcattaATAACataaaaccaaaaaaattctattatgatatcaaaataaataatatattgaGCCTGCCCTGAATCCCGAACTTATACAACTGTCAACTCAGCTGCACCTACAAAAAAACTGGAATTCTACATTTGATCTTGGGAAGAATTGAAGACtccatttctttcaatttcaatcCCTCTTGTTCGATAATTCAGCACATTGCTCTTTTCATGTCGGCAAGACCAGTAGTAAGGTCTCTTCAAAGTAACCTCctcctttccttttccatAATCGTAATTGCCTGGCACTAACATCCAGTTTAAACAGCCTTTATTCCATGTCTTATTTGTAACATTTTGCCATTCTCTGATATCTtcgctttctttttggaaagaggcAGGTTTGTAAGTGTTGAAGCCCTTTTTGCTGGTCTTTGGTGCATGAAAGTTTTTGGAGTTTGTTGAACAATTTAGTAATGACAGTATATTAAGGAATACTgatgaataaaatttaaaattggTGAGAAAAGCCCTTCTTTTATAGTTGattttttatacttttgaGGCGCTGATGatgggaaaaagaaatcctTAAAGGTATGactattttccattttagGAAATATGCTCCTTGCTTTACAAAATGGCTGGTGTTTATGTTTAACAGAATATGGTAATATTATGATGTTTACAGGAAGAAGACAAGGAATAAAAAGGAGATGAACGAAGGGAAACAAAAGGAAACAAAGAGATGAGAACAAGGAACAAGATCCAAAAAGTTAAGGTAAGGAAcaagagaaagaacaagGGGGGGGGGGRAAAAAAAAAGACCCGAAGAGGCAAATAAGCAAAAACAAGAGCATATAACAAAAGCTTAAAAGATCAGGAAAACAAGATGTAGATTGAAAGACAAGAGAACAAAGGAAGAAGCAATGACAAGAGTCAAAGAAATAGAATAATAGTGAGCCAAAAAGAGCAAGTAGACAAGGAAACAAGAATAAGAACTAATTGTGTAAATGAACAAGGAACAAGGAGgggaagaaagagatgaacaaagaaacaaagaCATAGGTCATGGAGGGAATAATGAGACTCAAGGCTGCTCAGACTTAGGAATTACGTAGCAGCAAAAACTACTCGGAATTAGAAACTGCTCAATATTGGCAACTACTTAATTTTAGCTACACTTAGTAATGTAAATAATGCTTAATACCAGCAGTCAAAATTAGCAACCACCCAATATTATTAATATTAGTAATGCTCAATACCAACGCACAGTAGTAAATTTTGTGGTAAATTTTGTGGTAAGTTCAGTAATCACTCAACATTACCATTATTAATGCTAAATACTAACACGCAGTAGAGTATAGTGTAACGCTCAACACTAAAAATTTAACATTAGTAACTACTTAATAGTAACGCACAGTACTATTACCAGAAGCTGCTCAAGCTTATGTATCATAGCAGTAGTGGCATTAGTGCCATTAGCACTCCTCTAATAACACAGcattattcaaatttccagtacacatccgtacaccatCACTGCTGCATCCGCTCCTCGGCAATATCCTCATCCGTGTCGTCACCATCATCGGCGGAGTCACCAGTCTCGGACGAAAGGCTGGCAGCAGCGGCAGAGTCGGCCCTCGGTTTCCGACGCTGGAAATCCTTGATGTGGGCAGTGGTGAGGATGCGGGAGAGCTGGCGGAGGTAGCTGCGGTCGGGCCGATCGACCTGTGCCGacgagtcgatcgacgcggAAGACGAGTCGTCGCGGAGCAACGGCGTCTGCTCCTCTGGTGGGGGAACAACGGCAGCCACGAAATTGCTGTTAGCATCCCTGGTGTGGCGGCGCTGGCTGGTTGGGTATGGGAGGGGCGCGTCACGTGACGCGCGGAAGAGATGAACGTTTGTTGCATGTTCGTTCTCCATCCGGAAGAAAATCCAGTTGAAGCGTCTGATGATCTCAGCCACAGCCACGGCAAAACCGGTGATGGCAGACTGCTGGATGTGGCGGGTGAAAAGGGCATAGCAGACCCACTGGTGGCGGAGAACCACGTCGATTACCATGGCTGTGTAGTAGACGGATTTGCGTTTGTAGGTCAACTCGTCGCggagaaggaaattgaTGGAATGGAACTGGAAAAGCGACCAGTCCATAAGGAGGTCCCAGGCAGCACTGACGAGGCCGTTCATGGAGCCGAAAACGATCAACAATGCCCTGTTTTGGGCGTTTGTGTTCATCCGGTACAGACTGAGGCTCATGTAGTACATGCAGGAGATGAAGTACTTGCACATGTTTGCCAAATGCGGAAACCGGTCCCCGGTGTCGGCAAAACGGCGGAAGCACTGGAGGAACCGCCAGATGTTCGGGAGAGCGGCCAAGAAACCAAACAGGTGCGATCCCGACGACCCGCAACGTGTTCCGTTAGACCCATCGAGGCATTTATTCCAGTGGGTGTCGTAGAGGCAGAAGAACATGGAGGTGTTGGAGATGGAGTAGGTGAGCGAGCAGAAGATGTCGCCGAGGAAGAAGTCGCGGAACTCCACCGGGTAGAAACCACTCAAGCAGAGCCGGAAAACCGTCGATAGCAGCCACTTCCGGGCAtcgaggaagaaaatgtcGAATGGACACAGCAAAACGGCAAGtgcaaaaagcacaaaaacCCACGGCCAGTCGCGGCCGTTGAATGCGGCGGGCCAGAAGTCCATGAAGCTGAGCCAGGCGGTGCAGGATCCTACAAGGAACATGAGCATTGGAAGCACGAGATACTGCCTGTAGTGGAGGTTATCGCGCGGGCTGAACTCGAAGATCAGCTTGTAGTTGACCCGGTAACGGTCCCAGACGAGGCAGTTGACGCCGAAGAGCATCGCCATGAGGCACAGGAGGAAAAACCCGGCCCAGATCTGCATGAGCCACTTGCCCTCGGGCAAATCCCCGGACAAAGTTCGGTGGAGAGCCCGGAAAACAGTGTAAAAAAACACCGGGAGCGCCAGACCAAGCAGCCAGCCGTCCAGAAACTGCGCCCCGTAGTACGTTTTCTGCTGCTCGATGGCCCGGAGCTTGGTCACTGCGATTTTCCGGTTGCCCCGCTCGAAATACCGCGCAAACATCGTCTCTACCTGCGTCACCAGGTCGTCCAACACGCCTGAAGTCGTGAAATACTCCCCGTCCACCTTCTGCATGTACCCAGGGAGCAATGTGTCACCAACTGCCTTGTCGTACTTCTTGATGAGCTTGCGGAATCCCGTCCGGTTCATCATCCGGTAGGATTTCAGCAGTTCCAGCGACCGGTAGAACTCGTAAACTGCTTTTTTGAGCTGTCTCCGGGCGATGAAGTACGCCACTTTGTGCGGGGCACTTTTGTACAACGTCGTTTTGTGCTGCCCTGCCTGAATTGCATGCACTGCCTGCACAGACTGCTGCTTTTTCCGCCCGTAGTCCCTTCTGTTGAACCGCGGATCGTACTGCCGCCTTCTTGGCTTTTGTGTTTTCCTCCTAGTCCCAGGATCGAACCCTGCAAACACCTGCGGCTCCCCGTCGCTGTCCGAGTCCTCGGACTCGTTCcattcttcatcttcactttctcCATCCTCATTTTCTACATTT is a window from the Brettanomyces bruxellensis chromosome 2, complete sequence genome containing:
- the NEO1 gene encoding Putative aminophospholipid-translocase (BUSCO:EOG09260AZM): MDLVNYLQDRLMFAVPKKGRLYETALNLLKGADIQFHRSKRLDIAICLNLPIALIFLPAADIPTFVGEGRCDIGITGKDQVMESNVDVDLGLDLRFGKCKLQIQVPRNGPYKKPEELIGKTIVSTFVNLTKQYFEKLEGVKPGEPLKTKIKYVGGSVEASCALGVGDAIVDLVESGETMKAAGLHPIETVLSTSAHLIVSKHPSHPELVEVIKSRMEGLLAAQKYVLCNYNAPRNKLPELLKVTPGRRAATVSPLEDDDWVAVSSMIQRSDMANILDQLKSLDASDILVTYQFAECLQHKFEESNRHLSIASYSKAKALDSAFSLMSSIDHTAGTHNQRSIARNSSKSFQQDSAHYTDDPAADYWKSELEESKKGEGEEVREDKEDRGRSNRQESESTEGHKSKSQERPGNRESQEGVWSGNITSNSQSNSNNNLAGFNLDRDFESTLNAALQSIDANPVVQQAGQQHSGRQTESVSLHSWGMSEGQSAYQSTNEVARGEGPPSGFRDEGADREGLVGVWPGAGSTGHGGRMSAGAAGSAGSAGAIGAIGAGGEVSTRGARPTSGWKGYVARVFPNIFEALEEARRSPRQSTGQPRDRVVYPGMPSGQFASNAISNAKYNALTFLPMTLYEQFKFFFNLYFLLVALSQAIPALRIGYLSSYVVPLAFVLAVTLCKEAADDIGRRRRDSEQNNERYEVVGEEAPVKARDLKCGDVVRLHKGVRVPADVVLVQSSESSGEVFVKTDQLDGETDWKLRVACPVTQGVPVEELRGIRARVGPPSKSIHGFVGQLHRGPESIGLTVDNTAWANTVVASGTAVGLVVYTGRDTRQAMNTSAPRAKTGLLELEINGISKILCASVFVLSVGLVAATGFQSHSWYLDVMRFLILFSTIIPVSLRVNLDLGKSVYAHQIQHDRHIPGTVVRTSTIPEDLGRIEYLLSDKTGTLTRNVMELKKLHLGSVSYAGEALEFVSQAVARESSNAGNAPSRGFRASRASRAAALVLTLAVCHNVTPTYDSGDLEYQASSPDEIAIVQFTQAMGLALVSRDRHGLALRHGATGKIQKFDILQTFPFSSDTKRMGIVVRDVASGQIWFMEKGADTVMAKIVEKNDWLEEEASNMAREGLRTLVVGRKRVAPEVYGEFAREYRAASLSMAGRDAAMAAVVSRYLEHSLELQGLTGVEDRLQEGVKSSIESLRNAGIKIWMLTGDKVETARCVAVSAKLIARGQYVHTVEGVGESRDDVDGQNRNAHLDYLLANPGCCLLIDGQSLAYYMATPARRTHFCRAVVPLPAVIACRCTPQQKADVASLIKNATGKRVCCIGDGGNDVSMIQCADVGVGIVGKEGRQASLAADFSITQFCHLTKLLLWHGRNSYKRSAKLAQFVIHRGLLISVCQAMYSICSAFAPLALFQGWLMVGYATLYTMAPVFSLVLDYDVGEDLVTLYPELYRELTGGSALSYRTFFVWTAVSLYQGGVIQGLAQLFTGLDESLFTSMVALSYSALIINELVMVALEVHTWSHLMAWSHLVTLAAYIGSFPFLSDYFDLHYVASFSFCWQLAFILTLSLLPIWGAKALTRRLHPPTYAKVQQA